In Osmerus mordax isolate fOsmMor3 chromosome 16, fOsmMor3.pri, whole genome shotgun sequence, the genomic stretch AGCTGTCAATCAACTGTGACATAAAAGCATGTCAAATGATCGTCCACCGGCTTGGTATCTGACAGATATCAGTCATTgacagagggggtgggggggaggggggtctctCTGTCAAACAATCCTTCTCTACACTACAACTTGATGATAACCTGTCAATCCAAGTTGATGTTTTTCAAAAGATTCTAAATCTGTTCTCTGTCTAAACGGCTGACTTTCATCTACCAGTGAATCTGTCAGTTTGGCAAGGAATTTATATACAGTGGCTTTTCAGAGACTAGGTACCTTCATGGTCAGCTGAACCCAGTGTACTGTATAGTTTTTATCCTGGTCGGTTGGATAAATGGCATTACAACTATGTTAGGTCGGGACTAGCCAGAAATAATGAATTTGTTCTGGGAATTGTGCAATCATGTGTTCCCATGAAAGGGTAATAAGAGCCAATAGGCACCATCTAATAAGAGTACCTTTTGTCGTGATTTGACAGAGCTTGATAGGCAACAGCCCGGTACTTCAAAGACCTCTGGCCGTTACACCAAGCCCTAGACATTTGTAAAAATTGGTAAAATACTTTAATTAAAAGCCATTAATAGAAAAACAACAGCGATCACCAAGCTCTCTAACTGGTTGCTTACTACAATAAAAGGTTCACTAAATCATATTTGAGTATtgagggggcagggctggggggttcACTTCTGGACCCTATGCCTTATCCTACCCATGTGGATCACGGTTACAGTTCCCGCTGGTCAATGAGAGCCACATTATCAGCATTCCCAAACACTACGCCTTATCTGCAGTTGTGATGATTtgttctgctcttctctctgaaGGGTGCTCTAACATCACTGTGCCACATCAATTTAGAAGCATTTTATTGGTTACAATGCACCTCACACTCATTCTAGCCCATGTGCACACTGTGGAACGCTTTTAGCGTCACTGAGGaatttgaaaaagtgaacacTTCCCATTGAGGGTTTATAAATGGCAACATGACCTTGTCTGCCTTCTATTGGTGTGCTCttgttctccctttctcttcctacCTCTTCCTCACCTTTCAGCTGCTTGTGTCTCCCTGTGCCTGACATCTCAGGAGCTGAGGTATTACAATGTAATATGTGCATTATCAACTTTATTTTGAGGTGAAAGTTGTTTTATTTGTGAATATTGTGCTCCCAAAACCCCTATTTTAATGACACTGGCAAATCTTATCAGTCTTGACTTGTGTTATTCCATTAAAACAACATCATGGCAAGCAGTaaataaagttttgttttgttttctcattTGTAAATATTGGTATTTACGGCCTAGTGTGTGATGTTATAGGCCTATGGAAACAATAAAGGCCTATAACTGGTCAAGACATTTGCACTGTATTGACTCCCCAACATCACCTTTAAGGTTTGGGTATTAAAGCACAACGGGGACTTCTACATAAATGCAAACTTAGGTTTCATGAAGATTATTATAAAGATTATTACTGAGTAAGGACAGGCATGTGGGCAAATAAATACACACCAAAAGTACAAATAATCCCTTTCACAAGGAACAGGATTACCCATCTTGTGAGCTAGTTTCTGAAAAAAATGATTATGCAACTTATAGAATACATATGGCTGTTTTGGGTGTTGTAGGTTACCTACCATTGTGATGTCTGGCTTTCTGATTGATTATTTTGAGAAATTCCCAGTGCATTTTAATGGCACACTGTTATTCTTTAGTGGCAATTTCCACAAAAACAGTACAACAATTAAACGATGGAAAAGATCATTGAGTTTGTTGcgtgcattgctttaaattccgTCATGCATCATTTGTAATAAAAGGTTttcaaaaataattattttattgaaaaatTCAATTGACACTGTAATCAATTGTGTTAATAGAAATGTAATAATTTACTCATCACAAAAAGTAATCTTTATATTTTATTCACAAGCAACAGATTTTTAGTGCTGTTCAAACTCTTGTACTGCTTGCTCACATACACTGTTGGAACATCAATGGTTACAAAAACATATACACATGAACTGTAGCACAGTCCTTTGTTTGCTTAGACATGAGAGCAAGGATTTTAATGCCCCAGTTCTGTGGGAAATTTCTGCTCTATGTCATAACATGGTGTGATGATGACAATCTAAAGTTGGCACGTAGCACATAGCTGATAACTAGCAGGTATGGTGTAGTCTGAGGCAACAGCATATAAGCCCTCCTCTGAGTGCGAGGACCAGATGCAGCACTGACCCTCCCTGGATCTTGTAGTCTGCAGCTGTCTTCTCATCGTTCCTGAGTGTTATAGAGTAGAAGAAAAAAGGGAAAGGGTAAATTGGAAGTGTTGGCGTGAGTACAGAGTACATATGATGCTACTTCATCTTAATTGAAGGTACAGTTACCCACGCACATCTGTTTTCCACTGTAGATGAGCCTTTGCTGCTGAGGTGGgattccttctttctcctccactctctctttaaTTCTTTCCACCTTCGTGTGTATTAATGAAACAAATTGAGTGACATTACACAGGGCACATGAATAACCACATTATCACTGTGAGGTAGGTAACAGTGTCAAATGTCAGGCTGATTATGATTCCTAATGGAAGCTGTCCAATAATGTCGAAACATTAATGCATACTGAGAAATTCTAGCTGTGTATACCTACCTTATCTGTTGGCTCAATATCGATCTCTATTTCTTTACCAGTGAGGGTCTGCAAcattaacaaacaaaaaaagtattAAAAATGATACGCTACAAAAATCGAGCTGTTGGTGAAAATAATGTTGGTCGAAACATCAAGccgagctagcaagctagctgcttgCTAGTTAATGTGTGCTAATGTCTGACACAGTCTGCAGGACTTTCGACTTCGGCAAATAACTAGCCTTACCTTGACCTTGATCAGCATCTTGACTGTAGCATAAAATACCTTCAATTTTACCTGAAAATGTGTCGAAGAAAAACGAGTTAACAGGCTAGCAGTTCAATATAAACACCAGCCAATCGCTAGTCGTCTGATTCAATTCCGCTTCCTGTGTGAAGTTGTAAACCTTCCGTATACTGTAATGTAAGACAATCGTTCCCATAACGCTCCATAATAATTCAGATCAATAAATGTAGCCGCATTATCATTAATTAGTTCCTGTCGCCTCATGCATGCATAACGACATGGTTGTGTACATAACGACATGGTTATGCATGTCGTTAAggcccccccctacacacacacaaacacacatgttaaTTGTTTGACTAATTGTCCAATTAGTTTATAAGTGTGGTAGTTTCAAGCGTTCATGGATTATTCAGTCATGGTAGCTTTTCTTAAGCAGGGTGTAATCATTTTTGCTGTTATAGCAACGTTTGTGAACACAGGTACCACACATAATGTTTAGCCCAGACGTGACTTTTTAAAACCTTACTACTTTGTGTGATTCAGCGTTGTTAAATTTATTTTCAGATATCGATGTAGACTGTGGTAAAGACTATGTCACAGTTAAATGGAGGGTCCATCCAGACCTTGTCTCAAATGCAGCACGTCTTTTCCTTGGAAATTGCCTTCCATCACAATTTATTGTCCTGCCTACTGGAGGCGAGGCCATCTTTATATACAGCCTAAGTGACTGCAAGTTCAAAAGATTGGTAAGGTCTTCGTAAGAATTGCCACTGTCAATGTTATTGCATTGTTGGATCTTAATGACCCTTGTGCCCCCTTTCCACAGCTAACTGGAAATCGTGTCATCTATACAAACCAGTTGACATACAGGCCTTATGGAAAGCCTGAACCTGCTGTATTCACATACCCAATTAAGTGTGTTTATAATGGGTAAATATTGGCAGTATGAATGAGTCCCATCAACGTGTATTGTGAACATAATTATTTACCAACTCTTGACATCCCATAGAAAATGGTTTAACCCAACATCCTTTGAATAGATCAGAAGAGTTGGACCCTCGCTTCTTACAATCTGCTTATGGTAGTGTGAAAGGTAATGGAGAACTGGTCTTTCACATGGGCCTTTTGAATGGTGAGTGCAATGACATCTCCTCATGGAAGACAATGGCCAAATCAGAAAGAAAATGTCAAGTGCCCTTAAGGTTTTCCTTTCCCTGTAGAAAACCTAACGGCCATGGCTAGGACTAATGTCATCCTTCGTGGCTCCTTCATCCCCATTTGGGCAGCTGTAGAGCAGGGTGACCATCAGCCCTTGCTGCTGCTCATGGATGAGTGTGTGGCTGCCTTGACAGCAGAGCTGCAGCCCGAGACCCAAGTGTATCCCATCATCACCAACCATGGGTATGTAGCAGGCCCGGGGCTAGAAGGGCAAACCGCCTGTGCCTTGTAACTTGAATCCTTGTATCTCATCCAGTGTTAATCAATGAGGGAAATATATTTTCTTTGCAGTTGTCTTGTAGATGGCAAAGCTGAAAGATCTAAGTTCCTTTCCCGATACCATTCTTCTGCCATCGTGCTCTATCTGAATTCATTCAAATTCGATATGGGACAAGAAGTGAGTATTATTAATCTTCAtttttttgtatatttatgGGAAACtgatgttttaaaatgttcataCCCCAGGTTTATATTCACTGCAATCTTGTTGCATGGGATCCAGAGGAGCTTAATGAAAGCAGGAAGGCATGTCATTACGTAGAGGAGAACGAACAGTAAGCATTATTGTTTCTTTAGAaaatgtttgcgtgtgtatgtaaTGTGTAGATTTAATTTCCAATACTGGTCCAATTGATTGTACGAGTATGAAACATGTAACCTCTGCTTCACAGATGGGAGCTCCTAGATGATGTGCTGCAAAGTTCTCTTTGCAACTGTTGTGACTCGAAGTGTAGTTCTCGGCTAAAAAGAGGTGTTCCATCAGGTACTTGATCAAAACATTTTGCACTTTGGAAATTATTTCAAATCATGAATCCCCCCCACCACTAATCAATGATTTCTCTTTAGAACCTCAAGGCCTGGTACAAAACTCTGTGATTGGGCCACTCATCATTGTGGAGAACTGAGGCCCAAAATCACAACACATCAATGTAGAGTACTATTAGCTTGACTGAATTGAATAACTAGGCAACAAACTTGAATGCAGCTGGAAACATTACCTTAATACACCAGGATTGGCTGTTGATCTTTTTCAACAGCATGTAACAGTTGTATTGTTTCTCAATAAAGGCTTGACATTTGAAATTAGTGTGTGCGTAAGAGTTCATTATAATCATAAACAATTTCTGAACAGATTTCTGTTCAAAAGAACATCCTACTCGGGGGTCAATTATAAGGCCAATATTATCAACTTGAATGTATTATTTCTGTTAAATGGACAATGCTTGAATATTTGATGCCAGTCATTTCTCAACAAATGCCTGATGTGCCAAGTGTGCAAATGCAACACAAGAAATTCCCCTAGGATCAATTAAGTATTTCTGATGTCAGAACAAAGTCTACTGATGTCTTCTGGAATTTAAGGAATTAGACCTGCAGGAAACACCAAAATGTGTTGGAATTATACAAAAAGTTCAAGTATGTCAGAATAAAGCTTTCACTAATGCTGAGTACACACCACGCCACACAAAATCGGGCTGATTTTGGTCCGATTTCCCCCTCccgacaatcctaggtaatgtccTGATTATCTACAGATTACCTAATCAGGTTGTcccttggtgtgaggtgtgtgtgtggggggaaccccaaggacaaacaccacacactataggaGCAAAACAGTTACATCTAGGAtttttttgtccatgtttgtggtttctcacattttgaaaatcttaAGAAAATCtttgtgtgtacccagcattaggTGTTGGAAAAGATGAGTCCTTATACTTTGGAAATGTGCAATTCCAGCTTCCACTCCAGATAAATGGAGCCACTGATGATAAAGTTACTAATTAATGTAATTGATATAGTTTCTCTCGGTTTCGTGAATTATTCTGATTTGTGAGTCTAGTTGATTAGCTTGTTCTCAAATTGGTCATTAATTATATGCAGCTGATGTGCATTAGTGCACTAATGTCACAGGTGTCAGGCGTTACGCTTAATTCCTAGTTGTCTAATAAAAAGTGAGTAAACTGGCGTAACTGAATGTTAATGTTTGGTCATCATGAGTGTCCTTGTTGCAGTGATGCTGTTTTTGGTTCCTGCTGTTGCAGTAAATGAAGGTAACAGTTTTAAGTATCCAGGGAAAGAAATCATGGACAGCAAAGCCATTGCTTTCTTCAAACAGTAGAATCCGACATTCTTGATTAACTGTGCTAATTTGTTCCAGACATCGAAGTAGACTGTGGACACACTGAAGTTACAGTAAGATGGTCAGACCCAAGATCCCAGGTGGAACCCTCTCTACTCCTACTGGGTACCTGTTCACCCAACAGTTTATATGATGGGAAAGCTGTGTTCCATGTTAATCTCGAAGACTGCAACTTCAGGAGAATGGTAGGAGTTGGTAAACTTTTAGTTATCTATCTGCATGAATTCATGAAAATGTTAATTACATTTTGCATGTTTTTCAAGGTAACTGGAGACCAGCTGAGCTTTCTGAATGATTTGACCTATATCTATGACCCGGCCTTCTCTCAACCTGTGGTCTGTGCCTATGAAAGGTGGTATATGTGAATGATTAGATGTTCAGTACTCCACTGAATGATATGGGTTCGTGACCTATATTTTGTGCTTTCAGGCCTAGTGACTGGTTTCCTCCATTATACACGCCAACATTTAACACCTATGGCTATTCAAATTTGGCTTTTCAAATGAGACTAATGAATGGTATGTATAACCTCCTttaataaaaattaaaaaacatGATTTGGATTAGAACACTCCTGGATCCCTTTTAATCTGTGTTCTGTAGCTGACTTCACAGGTCCAGCTCTGTCTAGTGCCTACCCCCTGGGCTCCCTCATCCCCATCATGGCTGCAGTTTACCAGAGTTCCCATCAACCCTTGCTGCTGCTCATGGAGGAGTGTTTTGCTGCCATGACACCACAGCTGCAGCCTGATAGTCCAGTATACCCCATCATCACTAACAAGGGGTATGTTGTGTGGGGCACTGACAGACAAGAGGGATACAAATGCTGCTGCATGCCCATGAATGTAGGTTTGTCATGCATCTTAACCCCTTACTATTTTGCTGCCTTAGATGCCTTGTGGACAGTAAAACTACAAATTCGAGGTTTCAGTTGAGGGCAAGAACCTCAGAAATGCATCTTTCGCTTCAAGCCTTCAAATTTGCCCTTGGAGAGGATGTGAGTAGCACAAAGTATTTCTGGAGACTGGGTGGTATCCAGCACTTACTAACTTTTAAATTGCATTTCCTCAGGTGTATATCCACTGTAAGCTAATGGCCTGGGATCCTGAAGGACTTGACAGCAGCAAAAAGGCTTGCCATTTTGTGAAGGGGCATGGGTAAAAATATGAATTGCCTTTTGTTCATATTGTCTTCAGTTAGGCATGGTAGGTTTTAACACTTGCTCATATTTTATTCTGTACTCCTGACCTTGGTATTTCACAGGTGGGAGCTACTTGATGATCCTGCTAGAAGTAACTTGTGCCGTTGTTGTGACTCGCACTGTATGAACAGGAGGAAAAGGGGTCTAGCATCAGGTACCGCTTTAATTCTAATTTTAAGTTCTTTCAATTTCTCAGACCATTTTTAAATTCTGTATTGAAATATTGGTATACTCACCTCCTACAGGACTTGGGGTAATGAAAAATACTGTCCTTGGACCACTGACCATCATTGATGGTTCAACCCCTTAAGCATTTACCAAGGTGTGAGCTGTATCTTCAAGTTAAGATCCCGATTGTATATCAAAGCAGACAATGTTGCTGTGTAATCAAACCTTGGTGCCTTCATCTGCTGACCATGTTCTGGTGGAATTTTTTTCTTAATAAAATGCTTAACTTTGACTGACTTCGTCTTTGCTGGCAACATCCTGTTTTCCTTACCTGTAGGCAGAACTTTGTCAAACTTGTTTTTCATTCAGAAGAGGCCTGTGAACAGGACGGCCAACGGTACACCATCCAGATTATGTAGCAAACTCGTAACCTGACAATATTCCACAATAAAATTCCTCACAATTTCATAACTCTGTGCGCATGTCACCAACCATCATTTCAATGTACACCGAGGCaacgtttcttttttttatatatatatatatatataaaacgtTTACTGGTTTGCCATTTGTCAGCAATTTGCTTGCTAGTCAGTAATTTAAACGGTGTTGTGCACAGCATAGAACTTTTATTACAAGGGCTAGCTACCGGCGAGACTACAGCTACAGTAGCTGCCAATAATAAtacttagctagcctagctctaGTGCTACCAGTGTGACCGTTGGCTAGCGAGCCAGGCATGAATAAACCAGGATACTGTGGATACGCCTTGTTAAAGAAACCCAATTGTTAGTTGCCTTATCTAACATACGTTTCTACAGCTAGCTAGACTATTTACTGTCGCTGCAGTGCTAGCTAATAGTACTGCGGAATGGATTGGTTCCATTGCAACAACTGTTTCCGAAGACAGGGAGTCCATTTCGCTGTATCCAGCTGTGGTCACATCTCCTGTGAAGGCTGCATTAACCCCAGTATGACAGTTTAACTCCTAAATACCGACAGCTGTAATTTAACTCTTGCTAAAACCTAATCACAATCCATCTTTCAGACGTGATTATCCagatttcattcattttttcTCCTCAGACCGGTGCACTATTTGTGGGGCAAGCTGTAATTACCTGCCCATTTCAGACCAGGTTAGTTCTTTCCATTTTAAAGTAGTAGTGCATAATCTGACGTATTGTTCCCTACACTGATCTTTATGCACATCTATTCTTGTTTCTTATCTTCATAATCCCCTCCATAAATTGGCAGATGAAGACTCAGGAACAGGTGTTTTTCAAGGACCCAGTAAAACTGATTCAGTCACGCCTGGAGCACATAGCACAGGTAGGCCTGACTTGGTTATAACAACTTCTATTGGATTTTACAGGCTTAGATTTTTACACACTATTTGATTGTTCACCATCAGATTGCTCTATTTCAACGGAGGCAAAAGGAGAGTGTGATTTCACACTTTAAACACAAGTCTGTGGAGCTGGAGAAAAGATTGAAAGAGGTCACAGACCAGTGCTACAGGTTATTTAGCCATGAACATTATTGCTCCTACATTCTTTTTGTTTGTCTGGTTAACCCCTGTAGGATCATTGTTTTAAAATctcccctgtgtcctctctgcAGACAAGTGTCAGAGCTGAAAAGAGAGAATGCTGAGTTGAAGAAGCCACTGTCTCAGAGAAGGGTAGGTTTAGCATCATCAGGCATTTCACTTGAACTAGATTGATGTTATGTCATTGTTGTTCACAGCGTCAGATGATGTGATCTCGGGAAATCAATTTACTCATCTTTCTCAGGTATCACCCGGCAACAGATTCCAAGTGAATGGGTAAAAACACAAATTCAAAATTAGACTGTCTTGTTTTATATTTATAAGCTATTGAGTAACTGCTGCATGTGCTTCCTCTGCTTCCTCAG encodes the following:
- the nedd8l gene encoding NEDD8 ubiquitin like modifier, like, producing MLIKVKTLTGKEIEIDIEPTDKVERIKERVEEKEGIPPQQQRLIYSGKQMNDEKTAADYKIQGGSVLHLVLALRGGLICCCLRLHHTC
- the LOC136958849 gene encoding zona pellucida sperm-binding protein 3-like; translated protein: MVAFLKQGVIIFAVIATFVNTDIDVDCGKDYVTVKWRVHPDLVSNAARLFLGNCLPSQFIVLPTGGEAIFIYSLSDCKFKRLLTGNRVIYTNQLTYRPYGKPEPAVFTYPIKCVYNGSEELDPRFLQSAYGSVKGNGELVFHMGLLNENLTAMARTNVILRGSFIPIWAAVEQGDHQPLLLLMDECVAALTAELQPETQVYPIITNHGCLVDGKAERSKFLSRYHSSAIVLYLNSFKFDMGQEVYIHCNLVAWDPEELNESRKACHYVEENEQWELLDDVLQSSLCNCCDSKCSSRLKRGVPSEPQGLVQNSVIGPLIIVEN
- the LOC136959185 gene encoding zona pellucida sperm-binding protein 3-like, whose amino-acid sequence is MSVLVAVMLFLVPAVAVNEDIEVDCGHTEVTVRWSDPRSQVEPSLLLLGTCSPNSLYDGKAVFHVNLEDCNFRRMVTGDQLSFLNDLTYIYDPAFSQPVVCAYERPSDWFPPLYTPTFNTYGYSNLAFQMRLMNADFTGPALSSAYPLGSLIPIMAAVYQSSHQPLLLLMEECFAAMTPQLQPDSPVYPIITNKGCLVDSKTTNSRFQLRARTSEMHLSLQAFKFALGEDVYIHCKLMAWDPEGLDSSKKACHFVKGHGWELLDDPARSNLCRCCDSHCMNRRKRGLASGLGVMKNTVLGPLTIIDGSTP
- the LOC136958850 gene encoding RING finger protein 212B-like yields the protein MDWFHCNNCFRRQGVHFAVSSCGHISCEGCINPNRCTICGASCNYLPISDQMKTQEQVFFKDPVKLIQSRLEHIAQIALFQRRQKESVISHFKHKSVELEKRLKEVTDQCYRIIVLKSPLCPLCRQVSELKRENAELKKPLSQRRVSPGNRFQVNGTIQRMSLPMAVTSPVTPRSRNVM